Part of the Tolypothrix sp. PCC 7910 genome, CTCAATATTTAATGGTTCAGCCGCACATTGAACTACATTGAGTTCCATGAGCAATTGTTCCATCGAAAATACTTCGTTTGATTGCGGCAAACCTAAATATTCCTCATGGCACCAATTACCGCTAGTTACTTCACTGGATGCCTCGCTCATTACTGTAATCAAGCAACAATCTACCTGAAAAGCTACTCCGAGTAACTTGGCCAATTCTTGCAGCATTAAAACCGTCGCTGGTGTGGTAGCGACAATTTGATTAATTTGTTGTGACAACTGGTGGGTTGTTTCTTGCGGATGCTGCATCAGCTTGACTGGGTATGATTGTAGTCGATCTACGTCATCTGGGCACTGTGGCGGCGATGATAAACGCTTTTTCATTCCTGGCACGCTCTTGGATAACGACCCCATGTTTTGCACCCAACCTCTTGGCTTAATTCTTCACCCTTAGTTTTTTAGTGCACCCTGACGAATTGCAAATCTTTTGTAAAGACTTTCTCTCACCTGTTATAGCCCTTTTCTATTTCAGATGACCAAGTTTTTGGTATATTAAACGAATTTTTACACAAGTAACGAGAATACCTAGGATATACTAAAATCCCTTTGTTAGAGAAGGTCTAACGGTTTGGGGTTAAGTTAATTTACTAACTTTGAGATAGGATATCCTGTCTGTAACTATACATAAACCGTAATTTCTCTGGAATTGAGGCAAAAAGTCAACCTTGTACTCAGTGGTATTACTGAGTACAATTCGGGGAAAAAATTATATTTTTTTCTCAAACTCATGACTCAGCGAGCTAACCAATTGATTCGGTCTAGCTGTCAGTATAATTACGATTTAGGAAAAGCCTGAGCAATAATTTTGATAGCTTCTGCATAACAGCATTGTGCTGTATCTACGTATTGTTGCTTAACTCCTATGGTCGATAATCCTATATTTAATATGCTGATGATTTCTATCTGTCAAGTGATGTGAAACCCCCTGTGACTCAAGTGTTGTTTATATTGAGTTGCACTCAGATAGCACATATCTAAAAGTCGATGTGACTATTGTAGAGTCTGATTTTTGGCTTTGTAGTTCTCTAATTTATCGCCGCTAATACTGGCTCTGATCACTGGCGAAATCAATAACGAGTGAAAGAGAGCAATCTGTATCAATATAGATGAATTTTTCTATGAAAATTGATAACTATATAATTAATTTAAAATAATTATTTATAGAATGATAGCCTCTGTATCATTTTAGATTCCGCTTCACAATGAATGCAGCCTAGTTGCCCGGATGAGTAACTAGGCTGCATTCCGGTAATAAAAAGCTATCCAGCCAAACTCTCGATACTCAGAGGTACCATATCGCCATTTCTGGTGAATCCTAAAAGCATCGGTTGTTGTGGCTGAATGATTTGACCTGTTAGTACACAACGTTCTTCTTGTTGAGCTGTGGCTGCTATGCTCGCTCGAATATCAGTCTTTGAAAATCGCGGTTTCCACTCACCTGATTTTTGCTGCACATAATTCCAGAGGATATCGCGAATGAGAGCTTGATATCCTTGATTGCCAGCGATATCTTTCAGTTTATCTTTAAGTTCCCGTTCTAAACGGATGCTGGTAACTTCCATATCGGTGGTTGGGGTGCGAGCGATTGTATGCATGACTTTTTCTCCTTCAAGGTATAGACAGGATAGTAATACAAGTGTAGTATGTTTAAAGGAATGTTCAATAGGTGAAATTTTTCTGTGAAATCCATTTTCCCCATCTCTACTTCTTTAGGTGCTACCAACTGCCGAGCCAGTCTGGAATCAGCATCTTTGGGAGTGGAGTATCTTTTTATGGGTAATGGTGGCCAACATCAGCAAATCACAGAGAGTATTTATGATTTTAGAAATATCAGCATTGATGTGCTGAATGCAAAACCACAACCAGGCGTAAGAAGCGGGAGGTACAGGTAGAGCAATACTGTACCAATAAAGACCAGAAGATTTAGAGGTCAATTTCCCACCCCCGCTTCAGCTAAAGAAGAAGCGGGGGTTTTTTAATAAGGAGTAAAGCTGTGACAAGCGTGATGCTAGTGTTAGAGCCATCAAGAGTGGTCTTTTCTCCAAATTACTTGCCACGATTTTGGATGAAGAGAGTTAAGTTACAAAACCGCCCATCAGGAGCATTGTTGCGGCGAAGCTATCATAGTTGCCAAGATTACGGTAGGAACAAACCTTTCACACTAAAACGCGTAATTTGGCGATCGCACGGCGGCCATTACAAATGGAATAACCTAGTCATAGCTTGTAAAAAATCTCACCCTTATAAAGGGAATTGCACCCCGAGGATGCATCTGCGTAATCAACCGAAGCCACCAGGCTATCAGGCGATTTCTATTGCCCAAGAGTTCTGGATAAATATGCAAGCCAACCTGGAATAGCAGGAGAGCAGAAGGAATGTTGAAATTAACTTACACTGAAAGGAGTTTTCACTTAGAGTGCCTCAGCTTATCGCTTGAGGAGTGGGTAGCACAACGAGTAGTATTGGCAATGCGAGTTGGTCAATCTCTCCATGTTGAACCCAGCACTGCTTCCTTTTTGCTACCTGCGGATTTACCAGGTTTAGAAATGCTGGAGGCGGCGATCAAACGCCATGATACCGAAATTATGGCTTTATCTCGCTGTGATGCGGAATATATGGAAGTGACACTGCGGGGTTCTTGGTTGTCTGATGGTACACAAGAAGCAGTAGGTGTATTTGTCACCACTATGAGCGATCGCACTGAGTTCTTCTTGCATAAAATTTGGCAAGAAGCCCAAGCTTGTGCGTCGGCTTTGAGTGAGTAGGGGTTGGGGATTGGGGACTGGGGACTGGGGACTGGGGATTGGGGACTGGGGACAAGGGGAAAGGGGACTGGGAACAAGGGGAAAGGGGAAAGGGGAACAAACACCCATTACCCATTACCCCATGCCCAATGCCCAATGCCCCATGCCCATCACCTTTGCATTTCCAATAGTTCGGGAACTGTGACAAATCGGTAGCCTTGCTTTTTGAGTCCGCTAATGATTTCGGGCAAGGCTTCTACTGTTCTTTTGCGATCGCCTCCGCCGTCGTGCATCAATACTATAGATCCGGGTTTGGCATCTCTTAAGACATTTTTGATGAATACTTCATATTTAGCACGCGGATCGGTATCGGCGGAAGTTTGCGACCACATGACTACTGCGGATTTTTGGCTTTTGGCGTAAGCTGCTAGTCCGTTGTTTAACACGCCTCCGGGGGGACGAAACAGACTAGTTTTTACTCCTGTGGTTTTGTAGATGAGTTCATTTGTGCGCTCAATTTCACTTTTGGCTGTGGCTGCATCCATGCGGCGATACCAATGATGCCAAGTATGATTACCAATGGCGTGTCCTTGGGCTACTACTTGTTTCGCAATTTCGGGATTGGCTTGTAAAGCTTGTCCTACCCAAAAGAATGTGGCTTTGACATTATTTTGCTTGAGAATATCCAGCATTTGTAATGTAGTTTTGGGCCAAGGGCCATCATCAATGCTCAAGGCAATAACTTTCTCGTTATTGTTAGGTTGAACATGATACACAGTTTGTCCCTGAAACTTTTCTGGAACGCTAAAAGTGAGGTTTTCTACTTTAGCTGGTGACTGTGATTGTGGTTTATCTTCGCTAGTTGTCTTTTGTTGCGGAACTTGTACAGCGTGAAGTTGACTAGTTAGCTGCTTGGTGTTGGATTGTGGAGAAATACTTGCTGGGGTAAAACTGCAAGCTGTTACTGAAAATGCGATTGCCACTCCACTAATTATCTTTTGTCGCTGGTATTGATTGTGTGTCACATCAGGGGGCCAAAAACTCACACCATCATAAGCGGCAAGTTTTACTTTGTAATGAAGTTGATGAGTTAATAGTGTGTGGAGAAGCTCATTTTTTCTAAAGCAACATCTTCTTCACAGAGATAGGAAAACTCAATTCCCATCAAGTCTAGAATTTTGAGTAATTCTGCTGGTTCTAGCTGCATAACTTCCGCAGCTTTTTTTAAGCTAATTACTTTAGCAGTTAAAGCACCGAGTAAAAAAAGAAAGTTTTTTTTCTGTTCTATATTTTGAAATAACTGAATTTCAGAGGCGATCGCTTGAGTCAGTTCTTGATTCATCGGTAAGTTTGTACTAATTCATTGTGAATCTGATTATTCTACAATTCAACTAGAGCGATCGCCCTGTGAACATAAGTGGGTGAGTAAAATCTGCATTACTTCTTGTAAATTCTCTTGTTCATTAATAATTTTAATTTTCATAGTGTTTATTTAAGTTCGGGAATTACCTGAATCAGTCCAGTATGGAAAGCTTTGTCGTAGGTAATCAGGGGTAAACTTTCCAATTCAGCCTGAGCCATGATCATGCGATCAAAAGGATCTCGATGGGCAATTGGTAGACTTCCTGCTCTAAGTGCATGGGCTGAGGTGATGGCAAGTTCGATAAATTTAGCCTGATTTAATATCTGTGAATATTGCTCAACGAGTTGTTCTGCTTCAGGTAGTTTACCAATGCGGTATTTAGTAGCAATTTCCCAAGCGGAAGCACTGCTAACTAAAATGCGATGATCGGGGTTGCGAATTATGTCTCGGTAAGTGGTGTCGAGTTTTGAGTCGTTAAAGAGCCACCACAAAAAGATATGGGTGTCGATGAGGTAGCTCATTCCCATTGCTGGAGTTCCTCTTCTGGGAGTGGTTCAAAGAAAGCATCACCAAGTTGTCCTCTCAGTAAACCAGGGGTGCGGGGTTGTGTTCGTTCTTGACTTAAACCTAGTCGAAAGTAGTGAATTAGGTCATAAATTTCTGCTAGTTTGTCTTCGGGGATGTCTTGCAGTTCTTGGAGAATCTTCTGGATTAACATAAATCAAATTCTTTGCTAGTTTTTGATGAATCGGGTTTAGGCTTTGTTGATGATGAAGCACCCTATCAAAATTATTCCACCTCAGAATGATCAAACCCAACAACATTTTTCAAGTACCATGAAAAGGATAATACAAAATCGCTCTTAGCATAAGATCATTCCACCTCAGAACAGGAGAATTCGAGCCAAAAGGTAGAGCGATCGCCTTCCGAACACCATCATTCCACCTGCGAACAGGAAACTTCGAGTAAAAAGGTAGAGCGATCGCCTTCCGAACACCATCATTTCACCTCAGAACATGAAACTTAGAGCAAAAAGGTAGAGCGATCGCCCTCAAAACACCATCATTCCACTTTAAAACAGGAAACTTCAAGTAAAAAGGTGGAGCGATCGGCTTCAGAACACCATCATTCCCCTTCAGAACAAGGAACATCGAGCTTGAAACTAAAACGTTGTCACTTGAAACAAGAACATTCTTACTTGAAATGGAAATGTTCTCGTTTGAGACAGGAACATTTTCACTTAGAACATGAAACTTCTAGTTCAGAACACGAAAGTTCAAGATTGAAACGTTAAGTTGAAATTTGGGCGTAGCTTTAGCCTACCTCAGGTATCGCGTATTTAAAATTTATTATTGTGATTCTTGGTCTGAGTTTAAAATATCAAGCAAATACGCTAAATACTCCTCACCGTTATCCGAAAGTAGTTGTTGCTCTAAGTTTGAAAGCTCACGCAGATGCGCTAAACTGTCACGACAAGCAACAGTAGTAGGATGATTCACCCCTAACTGTCGCTCAAAAATATCTAAAGCTTGAATGTACAAAGGTTCGGCTTTACTGAACCTCGCTACAGAACGGTAGACTTCTGCTAGGTTACTGAGGCATGTAGCAAAATTGGGATTTTCTTCTCCCAGTAGTTGTCGGTAGATTTCCAAAGCTTTAATGTACGCGCTTTCTGCTTCGATGTATCTGTCTTGAGATTTGTAAAGTCCTGCTAAGTTACTGAGGCATGTAGCAACATCGGGATGTTCTTCTCCCAGTAGTTTACGCAATATTGCCAAAGCTTTGATATACAAGGGTTCTGCCTCGCTGTATCTGCCTTGAGAACTGTAGAGTAATCCTAGATTGTTGAGGCTAGTGGCGAAATAGGGATGTTCTTCTCCTAGTAGTTGGCGGCAGATTGCCAAAGCTTTGATATATAAGGGTTCTGCTTCGCTGTATCTGCCTTGAGAACTGTAGAGTAATCCTAGATTGTTGAGGCTAGTGGCGAAATAGGGATGTTCTTCTCCTAGTAGTTTACGCCAGAGCGCCACAGCTTCCATCAAAAGGGATTCTGCTTCGTTGTATCTGTCTTGAGAAATGTATAATTTTGCCAGGCTATTGAGGATAGGGGCTACATCGGTATGTTCTCCCCCAATTTGGCGGCAGATTGCCAAAGCTTGCATTAAAAGGGATTCTGCTTCGCTGTATCTGCCTTGGGAGTCATAGAGTAACGCTAGATTGTTGAGGCTAGAGGCGACATCGAGATGTTCTTCTCCTTGGAGTTGGCGAGAAAGTGCCAAAACCTGGAGATACAAGGGTTCTGCTTCGTTATATCTGCCTTGTAAACGGTAGAGTTTTGCTAGATTGCTGAGGCTAGTTAGAACATAGGGATTTTCTTCTCCCAAGCACTCCTTCGTAGCTTCTAGACACTGCTTAGACCAAGGTATAGCTTGGTTATATAAGCCTTGATACTCATAAAAACAAGTTATGCCAATGAATACCGCCATGAAATCTTCGTTACTGAAATACTGAATGAAATAATTCGCTACTTCAGCTAAATGAGGGATCATGGGAGAAACTGCGTTGACTTGCTCAAGTGTTTGCTTTTGAGGAATATCTTTAGCAATCTCTATCATTAACTCGTAAAAACTCTCCTTAAATTCCTCTATTTGATTGAACTCAGCCTGCTTAAGTTGAAAAAATTCTCGAATGAGTTGATGTAGTTGGTAGCCGTCCTTATCTTGCAGGAGATGCAAACTCTCTAACTCAACTCTGCTATCTTCCAACTGTTCAGCATCTTTCCCAGTTTCTACACTTTTTACTAGTGTCCAGGGAATCGGAGCTAAAGCAAATAAACTCAGTAAAATAGCTAACTCCCTAGCATTATGACTTAACTCGTCCCAACTTAATTCAAAAGCAGCAGCAACACCCCATGTAACATTGAGCGTCCAAGTTTTGTCTTTTTCATCCCGTGCTAAAGACTCATGAGCTAACTTTTTTGCTTCTAACCTCCGCAACATTTCTGTTAAAGAGATTTTCCGCTTTTTTACATATCTCCCTACTAAATTCAGTGCCAAAGGCAAATAACCTAAAAGCTGACAAATTGCTTTCGCATCTACTAATTCTTGTGCGACTTTTTCTCTTCCCACCCACTCTTGCAAAAGTTCCAATGCTGCGGACTCACTTAAAACATCTAGAGTGAATGACTGGGGAAAATCTAACTGTAACCTGGTGGTAATTAGGAGTTTAAACCTAGGTGATTGTGGTGGTAAATATGGTTCTACCTTGGCGTAATCAGTTACATCATCCAGCACTACTAACACATTCCCATCGTGCCAGCGTGACCAACAAAAATCAACTTGCTTTTGTACATCCCAATCTTCTGGTGGTTTTAATCCTAACTTGGCTATGGCAAACTGCAATATCTGAAGCCCAATATCTTCATCTCTTGCGCGTAACCAACAGATACCACCAGGGTAATTGTTGAGTAACAGGTGAATTAGCGCATACTGAGTGGCTAACTCTGTTTTCCCAACTCCTGCCATACCTTCAATAGCTGCAACCACTACTTGATTATTGTTTTGCAGCCTTTGATGAAGACTGACTAAAGTCTCATCATGTCCGACAAACTTGACTACGTTAGCACGAGGAATATTTTGCGGAGTTTCCTTCGGCTTAAAAATCTCTGGTTGTTGAATAATGACAAGTAAATTCAAGATTTGGGTAATATCGCCTGTGGTCAAATTACCGCCTACTTGTACATTCCGCAGAATGCTTTGGAGAATTTCTTCTGGGCTGCGATGTTCGCTCATATTTTAAGCCTTAAGATTCACATTACCCAGGTTGAGATCGTCACCAAATTCAGAATCAACTACTGCTTCTTGATTTACTGTGCCTTCTCTTGTGGCTTCCAAGTTGATATCGCCTACTGTTGCTTTACCTTTTACCGTTACACCTTTAACCACGATTTGCTTAACAGTTTCGTTTGCTTGCAACTGCGCCATCAGTGCTTGTAATTGCTTGGCAAAAGCTTCGTCTTCCTCCATTTGCGTTTCCAGTTCATCCTGGAACTTGGCTTGATTCTTCTCTGTAGGATTTTCTTCGGCTCTTTTAAGTATTCCTTCTGTTCCCGTTGCTTGGAATTTCTGCCGAATCGCATTCAGTAGTTGAGCAAGTTGTTGTGAAATCCCTTGTCCTAAAGTTTTTCCGCCTTCCTTCAAAGCTTCTGAGAAAATTAGAGTTGCGATCGCTGCAGCCGTCAATGTTACTGGTTCCATAAGTTACAACAATATTCAGTCCTTATACTGGTACTCCCAAGTATAACAACTCCTCAGCTTATCCCCGCCTGCAGATTTAGAAAACTTGTTTGATGATCAACAATGAAAGAAGAAGCAGATGAGTCAAGAAGGAAGCATTATGCGATCGTCGACCTACTGGGGAACTATATGCATTTAGCTTGCGACAGGCTATTCCCCCTGTAAATATTCCGTTGATGGCAGGTGAAGCCGAGCCAATTCTGAATTTACAATCTTTACTGGATTATGTTTATGAAAAAGGGCGGTATTATTTAGCAATTGATTACACTCAACCACCACAACCGCCACTTTCTGAGGATGATAGACGGTGGATGGAAACTTTATTGGGTAATTTTCAGTAAAAAGATATTCCCGGAGTGATTGTTGACTGTTCACAGTTAACCGTTAACAGTCAACTCCAAGCTATCTTTCGACTTCATCCACTTTTTTGGGAACTCCAGCCGTTAACACCTCATGTCCGGTGCTGGTAACTAACACATCATCTTCAATGCGAATGCCAATCCCCACCCAACGCGGATCAGTTGGGGGTTGCTCTTCTGCAAGTTTGGTATCTGGCACAATATATAATCCTGGTTCTACTGTGAGAACTTGTCCAGGTTGTAAAATCTGCGGGTTTTCGCCATGCTGATATACACCGACATCATGCACATCCAAGCCTAACCAATGGCTAGTACGGTGCATATAGTATGGTTTATATTTTTCTTCTTCAATTAATTTGTCAACTTCACCCTTCAAGATTCCCACTTCTACTAAGCCTTCTGTGAGGACGCGCACGGCTGTATCGTGAACTAAGTTGAAGGGATTACCTGGTTGAACTTGAGCGATCGCTTTTTTCTGTGCTTCTAAAACTATTTCATATAATATCTTTTGTTCTGGGGTAAACTTCCCACCTACCGGAAATGTCCGCGTAATATCTGAGTTGTAATAGCCATAGGCACAACCTGCATCAATTAGCAGTAATTCCCCATCCTGCATTTGACGATCATTTTCGATGTAATGCAAGACGCAAGCGTTAACACCAGAGGCGACAATGGAAGGATAAGCAGGCCCCATTGCACCCTGCAAGCGGAAAATATGTTCTATTTCCGCCTGGATTTCATACTCATAACGTCCAGGTGTGGTAACTTTCAGTGCATGAGTGTGTGCTTCGGTGGCGATCGCAGCTGCTTTTCGCATCAAGTCTAATTCGGCTGCGCTTTTATGCAATCTCATAGCGCTAAGAATTGCGCCTGTATCTTCAATCGCAATTGGCCCTGTGCCGCGTTTGGGATAAGTGCGGAGTAAACTTTGATAATGTTTGAGGACTGTATCATTAAAAGTGCGATCGCGTCCTAAATGATAGTAAATGCGATCGGCTTTTTCTAAATATTGGGGCAATTTATCATCCAGTTCGTGGATGGGGTAAGCTTCATCAGCACCATACAACTCTTTAGCTGCATCAACTCCACAGAGATAACCAGTCCAAACTTCCTTTTCCCGATCCTTGGGTTGAACAAACAATACAAACTGATGTTCTGGGTGATGCGGTGCTAACACAGCTACCGCTTGCGGTTCGTTAAACCCAGTCAGATAGAAGAAATCACTGTCTTGGCGATAAGTGTATTCAACATCGTTGTGCATCACAGCCATTGGCGCACTCCGAAAAATGGCAGTTCCATTGCCAAGTTTTGACATCAATTGCTGACGACGCTGCTGATATTCTGCTTGCATAGCTACTTTATATCTCCAATTATCTTGATATCTTAACCTTTAAACAATACAGATTGCATATATCACACTGATTATAAATAGTTAATATTTTATATTATGTTAGGAAATCTTTTTTCAAGTTTATGGCAGTAAATTATTGTGATTTTTTATGCTTGAGCTTTTTACTATGCTTGTTAAAGCATACATAGTTATTGGTTACTAATATTTGCATGAATTTATGAGTAGGGTATAAGTAGGTCGGCGAAATTAAAGATAACTGGCTGAGGCTGTCATTTGTCCTTAGTCATTGGTAAGGATTTCAAACCTATTTACGTTTCTAAACATAGTTTGGTTTATTCCCACTGGCTTACTTATAAGCTTGCTATTTTATCCTAATTTCAGCAAAATGCTCAGTTGATTACTAGAAAATATTTAGATATTTAGAATTTCAGTATTTCAATTTAAATTTTTAATTTTAGATATTTCTGGTATTTTACAACATTTAGTTTAATGTATAGAATTCCTATTTGCTTTTTGCGTGACTATTGCCTAGTAGCTATGCAAGTAATTTCTCGAAATCAGATATTCTTGCTTTTCAATTGTCTATAAAGCATCACATAAACAAAAATTTTGTCTTAATTGTTTGCAATGAGCTTTTAAAAAACAATTGAATCGATTATGACAAACAAGCAATAAAAATATTTGTAATCGCTGACATTAAGCAAAAATAAATGGTCATAAAAAATTATTTAACTCAGAGCAAATGTTATTTAAGAACAGAAATTCATCACCCAAAGAAGTTACAAGATTTATAACAACCAGTAATAAAAAACATCATGCTTAACAGCAATAATTCTTCAGGATCGTCCTTAGATACATCCAATTTGGCACAACAATCTTTCCTAAAATCATATCAATTAACCACATATCTACAAAATTCAGATCCTTTAAGTACTGGTTCTTTCGTTGGACGTAGCAGCTTACAAGCACAAGATACAACAACACCAACAATACCAACTATCAAGTTGCCACTAGCAGGATCGAATCCTAACCCCAATCCTTACTTAACTAGTGCAGCGATCGCGCCAGATTTCAACGGTGATGGCAAAACTGATAAAGTTTGGGTTGATCAAACAACTGGTGAACTGAAAGTCAGGCTGATGAATGGTTCAACCACTCTGGCTGAAGCTTCTAACAAAGATAATGGTAATGTTAAGGGGACATTGGGCGCAATTCAACTAACCCCAACAACTATTTCCAAAATTGGTGATTTTAACGGTGATGGTAAAACCGACCTTTTGCTGCGTGACCAAGCAACTGGTATTAACCAAATTATGCTAATGAATGGTGTAGATGCACCCACTGTAGTTGCTCTAGATAAAGTCGATCCAGCATGGACTCCCTTAATTGGTGATTTTAATGGCGATCGCAAGACCGATATTTTCTGGCGTAATGCTAAAACTGGTGAAAACGCCATTTGGACAGTTGATGCTACTAATAAAGAAAAACCAATTACAAGTGCAACTGTGATTGACACCGTTGATACTACTTGGACTCCTACTATGGTAGATTTTGACGGTAATGGTAAAACTGACATCTTCTGGCGAAATACAGCAGGACAAAACAGTGCTTGGTTCATGGATGGGACAACAGCCACTAAACAAGCTGTAGACACAGTAGATCCAAACTGGACTTTTAGCGTTGCTGATTTCAATGGCGATTACAAGACAGATTTACTATGGCGCAATAATCAAACCGGTGAGAACGTTATTTGGGAAACTAATTCCGTTTTACCTAATAACGTATTCTTCTCTGGAAAAGCATTGAAAACGCTTGACTTAAACTGGCAATCTAGTATTGGCGATTTCAATGGCGATGGCAAGACTGATATCTTCTGGCACAATAATGCGACCGGTGAAAATACTTCTTGGCTAATGGATAGCACAACAGTTAGTAAAGAAACATTCTTAACCGCCACTCCCACAACCTCGAAAGCATCGTTTGGTGATTTCAATGGTGATGGCAAAACTGATATCTACTGGCGCGATTATGCAGGTGGTGCAGACCAAGTTTGGACTACAAATGGTGATGGCACAACAGTAACAGCAACCCCCATAGCGGATCAAGATAAACTCTCACCAATCAAATTAGGTGCTGATGGTAATCCAATCTTAGGAGCAGATGGTAAGCCTATCTCACAATGGATTACTTTCTAGTAGTTGCTGGCACGCAGCTATTAAACCTTAAAATCATATAATCCAGCATGAAGTGTTTGGCTGTTGATTGTTAAGAGTCAACAGTCAAAACTGAAAAATGTCCAGCAAAGCAGCAAGCTGATTATTTTCTCTAGTCCTGTTGAAGGCTTTTACCTAAGAGTTTCATTCTGAATGCGGAACACAGCAGAGAATCAAGGGAATTCTACCGTTATAGCAATTCGCAATTCGTAATTAAGAAAGCCAGATATGGTCTGAATTTCGGAGTTTGAATGCGTCGCCGAATTGTAGGGAATTGCTATTAATAAATATTGATTAGTAGAATGCGTTACGCTAACGCATCGGCAATAAATCAAGAAGGTGCGTTACACTTTGTTAACGCACCCTACTTGTGTGATTTAAAAATTTACAGAGTCAAAAATTAAAACTTGTAACTCAAGGTTTGAATAACGCTCTTATCTGTTAAATTGCCAGGAGTAATAGTAATAGAATCGCTACTACTACGGCTTATAGTTGTACCTTGCATCAAGTTCATAAATTCATCTAGCCCAGCAATTTCGCACTTAGCAGCATCAGCCGCTTGTGTCCGGTAATGGGTAGGAATTACCAGCTTGGGATTTAAAATTTGTATTGCTTGCTTGGCTTCTTGAGCATTATAAGCTTTGGCACTACCGCCTACAGGCACAAATGCTACATCAGGTCGCCCCATGAGAATTTTTTGTTCAGCGGTAATGGGTGCAGCCGCCCCACCCAAGTGTAAGATATTAATTCCGCCTTGCTTCCAAGCCCAAGCAGTATTCACACCAAACTGCTTACCACCTTTGCGATCGTGATCAGTGGCAATCCCTTGGAATTTAATGCCTTTAAACTCGTAAACTCCTGGTTCATAGATCAGCTTGGGTTTACCTGGGAGTCCATCTAC contains:
- a CDS encoding HNH endonuclease translates to MTSVMLVLEPSRVVFSPNYLPRFWMKRVKLQNRPSGALLRRSYHSCQDYGRNKPFTLKRVIWRSHGGHYKWNNLVIACKKSHPYKGNCTPRMHLRNQPKPPGYQAISIAQEFWINMQANLE
- a CDS encoding alr0857 family protein is translated as MLKLTYTERSFHLECLSLSLEEWVAQRVVLAMRVGQSLHVEPSTASFLLPADLPGLEMLEAAIKRHDTEIMALSRCDAEYMEVTLRGSWLSDGTQEAVGVFVTTMSDRTEFFLHKIWQEAQACASALSE
- a CDS encoding polysaccharide deacetylase family protein, translated to MSFWPPDVTHNQYQRQKIISGVAIAFSVTACSFTPASISPQSNTKQLTSQLHAVQVPQQKTTSEDKPQSQSPAKVENLTFSVPEKFQGQTVYHVQPNNNEKVIALSIDDGPWPKTTLQMLDILKQNNVKATFFWVGQALQANPEIAKQVVAQGHAIGNHTWHHWYRRMDAATAKSEIERTNELIYKTTGVKTSLFRPPGGVLNNGLAAYAKSQKSAVVMWSQTSADTDPRAKYEVFIKNVLRDAKPGSIVLMHDGGGDRKRTVEALPEIISGLKKQGYRFVTVPELLEMQR
- a CDS encoding aminopeptidase P N-terminal domain-containing protein; this translates as MQAEYQQRRQQLMSKLGNGTAIFRSAPMAVMHNDVEYTYRQDSDFFYLTGFNEPQAVAVLAPHHPEHQFVLFVQPKDREKEVWTGYLCGVDAAKELYGADEAYPIHELDDKLPQYLEKADRIYYHLGRDRTFNDTVLKHYQSLLRTYPKRGTGPIAIEDTGAILSAMRLHKSAAELDLMRKAAAIATEAHTHALKVTTPGRYEYEIQAEIEHIFRLQGAMGPAYPSIVASGVNACVLHYIENDRQMQDGELLLIDAGCAYGYYNSDITRTFPVGGKFTPEQKILYEIVLEAQKKAIAQVQPGNPFNLVHDTAVRVLTEGLVEVGILKGEVDKLIEEEKYKPYYMHRTSHWLGLDVHDVGVYQHGENPQILQPGQVLTVEPGLYIVPDTKLAEEQPPTDPRWVGIGIRIEDDVLVTSTGHEVLTAGVPKKVDEVER
- a CDS encoding tetratricopeptide repeat protein; its protein translation is MSEHRSPEEILQSILRNVQVGGNLTTGDITQILNLLVIIQQPEIFKPKETPQNIPRANVVKFVGHDETLVSLHQRLQNNNQVVVAAIEGMAGVGKTELATQYALIHLLLNNYPGGICWLRARDEDIGLQILQFAIAKLGLKPPEDWDVQKQVDFCWSRWHDGNVLVVLDDVTDYAKVEPYLPPQSPRFKLLITTRLQLDFPQSFTLDVLSESAALELLQEWVGREKVAQELVDAKAICQLLGYLPLALNLVGRYVKKRKISLTEMLRRLEAKKLAHESLARDEKDKTWTLNVTWGVAAAFELSWDELSHNARELAILLSLFALAPIPWTLVKSVETGKDAEQLEDSRVELESLHLLQDKDGYQLHQLIREFFQLKQAEFNQIEEFKESFYELMIEIAKDIPQKQTLEQVNAVSPMIPHLAEVANYFIQYFSNEDFMAVFIGITCFYEYQGLYNQAIPWSKQCLEATKECLGEENPYVLTSLSNLAKLYRLQGRYNEAEPLYLQVLALSRQLQGEEHLDVASSLNNLALLYDSQGRYSEAESLLMQALAICRQIGGEHTDVAPILNSLAKLYISQDRYNEAESLLMEAVALWRKLLGEEHPYFATSLNNLGLLYSSQGRYSEAEPLYIKALAICRQLLGEEHPYFATSLNNLGLLYSSQGRYSEAEPLYIKALAILRKLLGEEHPDVATCLSNLAGLYKSQDRYIEAESAYIKALEIYRQLLGEENPNFATCLSNLAEVYRSVARFSKAEPLYIQALDIFERQLGVNHPTTVACRDSLAHLRELSNLEQQLLSDNGEEYLAYLLDILNSDQESQ
- a CDS encoding type II toxin-antitoxin system VapC family toxin, yielding MGMSYLIDTHIFLWWLFNDSKLDTTYRDIIRNPDHRILVSSASAWEIATKYRIGKLPEAEQLVEQYSQILNQAKFIELAITSAHALRAGSLPIAHRDPFDRMIMAQAELESLPLITYDKAFHTGLIQVIPELK
- a CDS encoding VCBS repeat-containing protein; its protein translation is MLNSNNSSGSSLDTSNLAQQSFLKSYQLTTYLQNSDPLSTGSFVGRSSLQAQDTTTPTIPTIKLPLAGSNPNPNPYLTSAAIAPDFNGDGKTDKVWVDQTTGELKVRLMNGSTTLAEASNKDNGNVKGTLGAIQLTPTTISKIGDFNGDGKTDLLLRDQATGINQIMLMNGVDAPTVVALDKVDPAWTPLIGDFNGDRKTDIFWRNAKTGENAIWTVDATNKEKPITSATVIDTVDTTWTPTMVDFDGNGKTDIFWRNTAGQNSAWFMDGTTATKQAVDTVDPNWTFSVADFNGDYKTDLLWRNNQTGENVIWETNSVLPNNVFFSGKALKTLDLNWQSSIGDFNGDGKTDIFWHNNATGENTSWLMDSTTVSKETFLTATPTTSKASFGDFNGDGKTDIYWRDYAGGADQVWTTNGDGTTVTATPIADQDKLSPIKLGADGNPILGADGKPISQWITF